A stretch of the Haloarcula ordinaria genome encodes the following:
- a CDS encoding TetR/AcrR family transcriptional regulator, which produces MSDGDPADDIMTATYRALCTHGYADLTMQDIADESSKSKAALHYHYDSKHDLLCAFLEYLYDRFVERTSDPAGADPAAQLRSLVQTVLDKPEDDREAFETAVLEIRAQAPYEPGFRERLTRFDDYLAGEFERLLEAGIDDGVVDPAVDPADTATFLVTMLTGAATERVTAGRSVECTRRMLAEYVESHLLTDATEAQL; this is translated from the coding sequence ATGAGTGACGGCGACCCCGCCGACGACATCATGACGGCGACGTACCGCGCCCTCTGTACCCACGGGTACGCCGACCTGACGATGCAGGACATCGCCGACGAGTCATCGAAGAGCAAGGCGGCCCTCCACTACCACTACGACAGCAAACACGACCTGCTGTGTGCCTTCCTCGAGTACCTCTACGACCGGTTCGTCGAACGCACGAGCGACCCGGCCGGGGCTGACCCCGCCGCGCAGCTGCGCTCGCTCGTCCAGACGGTGCTCGACAAGCCGGAAGACGACCGTGAGGCCTTCGAGACGGCCGTCCTCGAGATCCGCGCCCAGGCCCCCTACGAGCCGGGCTTCCGCGAGCGGCTCACTCGGTTCGACGACTACCTGGCTGGCGAGTTCGAGCGGCTGCTGGAGGCCGGCATCGACGACGGCGTCGTCGACCCGGCCGTCGACCCTGCGGACACCGCGACGTTCCTCGTCACGATGTTGACCGGCGCGGCGACCGAGCGCGTCACGGCCGGCCGGTCGGTCGAGTGCACCAGGCGGATGCTCGCGGAGTACGTCGAATCGCACCTCTTGACCGACGCCACGGAGGCCCAGCTGTGA
- a CDS encoding NUDIX hydrolase: MSARKIEHVTKACAYVTRNGSELLVFEGPGHDGLQIPKGTVESGEVPREALYREVIEESGLATIEDLRHVVTDVWTRRESPPKRYVRNFYHATVHESRDSWTHTVTGDGAEQGVEFEFSWIELPAEDAFALDLDDYLHALSTGTDAQSAPRVAAD, translated from the coding sequence ATGTCAGCGCGGAAAATTGAACATGTCACCAAAGCCTGTGCCTACGTCACCAGAAACGGGTCGGAACTACTGGTGTTCGAGGGACCGGGCCACGACGGGCTACAGATACCGAAGGGGACCGTCGAGTCGGGCGAAGTGCCTCGCGAAGCGCTGTACCGGGAGGTCATCGAGGAGAGCGGGCTCGCGACCATCGAGGACCTCCGTCACGTCGTCACCGACGTCTGGACCCGGAGGGAGTCCCCGCCCAAGCGGTACGTCCGGAACTTCTACCACGCGACGGTCCACGAGTCCCGCGACTCCTGGACACACACTGTCACCGGCGACGGAGCGGAACAGGGCGTCGAGTTCGAGTTCTCCTGGATCGAGCTCCCCGCGGAGGACGCCTTCGCACTCGACCTCGACGACTACCTCCACGCCCTCTCGACCGGGACCGACGCGCAGTCGGCCCCGCGCGTCGCCGCCGACTGA
- a CDS encoding phosphatase PAP2 family protein yields the protein MSRAVGVTDLLSDLPALVVVAFALVTQLGDLWFVGTATVLAYLLGSRLPRLGRGLTRDRAAMLVALLAAAIAVTVSLKALFALPRPPGAGTAAYADRLPAAVRDLYASMATGDGFGFPSGHAIATTLVWGGFAWALRVGTERQRWTVAGVVVALVSLSRLVLGVHYLVDVVAGVAVAAAVLWAAVRLLGRPDRVFALVTGLGLVALLAGGVTYETAGVVGMGVGGVVASGALDPVPESTPQGAATTLALGGLFGAAGGGVVLTFGPVAPLVALLAAVGTGGLLALPLVGERVAKK from the coding sequence ATGAGCCGCGCTGTCGGCGTCACCGACCTCCTCTCGGACCTCCCGGCGCTCGTCGTCGTCGCGTTCGCACTCGTCACGCAGCTCGGTGACCTCTGGTTCGTCGGGACGGCGACCGTCCTCGCGTACCTCCTGGGCTCGCGGCTCCCGCGTCTCGGCCGGGGACTGACCCGCGACCGCGCGGCGATGCTGGTCGCGTTGCTCGCCGCCGCCATCGCGGTCACGGTCTCGCTGAAAGCGCTGTTCGCGCTCCCTCGACCGCCCGGTGCGGGGACGGCGGCCTACGCCGACCGGCTCCCGGCGGCCGTTCGCGACCTCTATGCTTCGATGGCGACCGGTGACGGCTTTGGCTTCCCCAGCGGCCACGCCATCGCCACGACGCTCGTCTGGGGTGGGTTCGCGTGGGCGCTGCGAGTCGGCACCGAACGCCAGCGGTGGACCGTCGCCGGCGTCGTCGTCGCGCTGGTCTCGCTCTCCCGGCTGGTGCTCGGCGTCCACTATCTCGTCGACGTGGTGGCCGGCGTCGCCGTCGCCGCGGCCGTACTCTGGGCCGCCGTGCGGCTGTTGGGACGACCCGACCGCGTGTTCGCCCTCGTCACCGGGCTCGGACTCGTCGCGCTCCTGGCCGGCGGCGTCACCTACGAGACGGCAGGTGTCGTGGGGATGGGGGTCGGCGGCGTCGTGGCCTCGGGTGCACTGGACCCCGTGCCCGAGTCGACCCCACAGGGCGCGGCCACGACGCTGGCACTCGGCGGACTGTTCGGCGCTGCCGGCGGCGGGGTCGTTCTGACGTTCGGTCCGGTGGCGCCGCTCGTCGCCCTCCTTGCAGCCGTCGGGACCGGCGGGCTGCTGGCGCTGCCGCTGGTCGGTGAGCGCGTCGCGAAAAAATAG
- a CDS encoding diadenylate cyclase, with product MTDRSNLRAKYATSHELMDVIRYAAETLSVEFDRWDERHVTGPSLYVLIVADIDFGNYTDPLGLNTWPVDECQVVQRESDAFIEVARDVAFSRDGAIVVAGDGTIQEQMVRVRNLSVSERERTDGVSPAGWMGTKHLSALEASTRQQVLWAITLSEEDGRVTTFLDGEYRDYEHGELGGRWRLE from the coding sequence ATGACAGACCGGAGCAACCTGCGAGCGAAGTACGCGACGAGCCACGAGCTCATGGACGTCATCAGATACGCCGCAGAGACGCTGAGCGTCGAGTTCGACCGGTGGGACGAGCGCCACGTGACCGGGCCGAGCCTCTACGTGCTTATCGTCGCGGACATCGACTTCGGGAACTACACCGACCCGCTGGGGCTGAACACGTGGCCGGTCGACGAGTGCCAGGTGGTCCAGCGGGAGTCGGACGCGTTCATCGAGGTCGCCCGCGACGTGGCCTTCAGCCGCGACGGGGCCATCGTCGTCGCCGGCGACGGAACGATACAGGAGCAGATGGTTCGGGTCCGGAACCTCAGTGTGTCCGAACGCGAACGAACCGACGGCGTCAGTCCCGCTGGCTGGATGGGGACCAAACACCTGAGTGCACTGGAGGCGTCGACCCGCCAGCAGGTGCTGTGGGCCATCACGCTGAGCGAGGAGGACGGACGCGTCACGACCTTTCTGGACGGCGAGTACCGGGATTACGAGCACGGCGAACTCGGCGGGCGGTGGCGACTCGAATGA
- the lrp gene encoding HTH-type transcriptional regulator Lrp has translation MTYENLDRKLVNALLGDGRASLRSLGEDLNVSVTTVSNHLSALEDEGVINGYTPKLDYDALGYDVTAIIQLKVEGSALPTVTENLKEHEQMISVYEVTGDYDIIAVGKFTDTDGMNAQIKKLLTDPEIKESNTSVVLNAAAENEQFELEIDE, from the coding sequence ATGACGTACGAAAATCTCGACCGGAAGTTAGTGAATGCACTCCTCGGCGATGGCCGAGCGAGCCTCCGAAGCCTCGGAGAGGACCTGAACGTCTCGGTGACGACCGTCTCGAATCACCTCTCTGCCCTCGAAGACGAGGGGGTCATCAACGGGTACACACCGAAGCTTGATTACGACGCCCTGGGGTACGACGTCACGGCCATCATCCAGCTGAAAGTCGAGGGGTCGGCGCTGCCGACGGTCACCGAGAACCTCAAAGAGCACGAGCAGATGATCTCGGTCTACGAGGTCACCGGCGACTACGACATCATCGCCGTCGGGAAGTTCACGGACACCGACGGGATGAACGCCCAGATCAAGAAACTGCTCACGGACCCCGAGATCAAGGAGTCCAACACCTCGGTCGTGCTCAACGCCGCCGCCGAGAACGAGCAGTTCGAGCTCGAAATCGACGAGTAA
- a CDS encoding MATE family efflux transporter — protein sequence MRSALNPVRAVLLVVAAVLTRLGLADRDRLERATALSWPRIVTGLARMSKSTADVAMVGIALGPAAIAGVGFATPFWELAFALGGGLAGATIGMVSQRYGADAREELGLTVTTSAAVALALTLPLSAAYWWLPGLLVDLVGSGSGAQAVGYGARYLQVVGLGVPFAALNLVASRTLVGVDDAYVPMVLRGSGAVINVGLNAVLIFGFGLGVVGAAIGTVVANALVTVTFAVGLARGGLPGLPFPIRIPLSRPYFDRALADDLVEVGLPLVGTHLARTGAQFPRLFVVGLFGPGVVSAYVVALRVRALLDTPNWGLSLASSSLVGQALGKNDEADATAWASDVFRLSVGVYLLVAATTVLFSRQIAGVFVDDPTVVGQVTVFVAVACLSVVFRGVDGGATGPLRASGDTRWPLYSQLAGMYLFALPVAVLGVLLPSVGVFALYASLLVETAVPASITYHRFRSGAWQVVSRSYRPDAALDD from the coding sequence GTGCGCTCCGCTCTCAACCCCGTCCGTGCCGTCCTGCTGGTCGTCGCCGCCGTGCTCACACGACTGGGGCTGGCCGACCGCGACAGGCTGGAGCGAGCGACGGCCCTCTCCTGGCCCCGCATCGTCACCGGCCTCGCCCGGATGTCGAAGTCGACGGCCGACGTCGCCATGGTCGGTATCGCGCTCGGGCCGGCGGCAATCGCCGGCGTGGGGTTCGCGACGCCGTTCTGGGAACTGGCCTTCGCGCTCGGCGGGGGCCTCGCCGGGGCGACTATCGGGATGGTCTCCCAGCGTTACGGTGCCGACGCCCGCGAGGAGCTGGGGCTGACGGTCACGACCAGCGCCGCCGTCGCGCTGGCCCTGACGCTCCCGCTGTCGGCCGCCTACTGGTGGCTCCCCGGGCTCCTCGTCGACCTCGTCGGGTCCGGATCGGGCGCACAGGCCGTCGGCTACGGCGCTCGGTACCTCCAGGTCGTCGGCCTCGGGGTCCCGTTCGCCGCGCTGAACCTCGTCGCGAGCCGCACACTCGTCGGAGTCGACGACGCCTACGTGCCGATGGTCCTCCGGGGGAGCGGCGCGGTCATCAACGTCGGGCTCAACGCCGTGCTCATCTTCGGCTTCGGGCTGGGTGTCGTCGGCGCCGCCATCGGGACGGTGGTCGCCAACGCGCTCGTCACCGTGACGTTCGCCGTCGGCCTCGCCCGCGGTGGGCTGCCCGGGCTCCCGTTCCCAATCCGGATTCCGCTCTCGCGGCCCTACTTCGACCGGGCGCTCGCCGACGACCTCGTCGAGGTCGGCCTCCCGCTCGTCGGGACGCACCTCGCCCGGACCGGCGCGCAGTTCCCGCGGCTGTTCGTCGTCGGCCTGTTCGGCCCCGGTGTCGTCTCGGCGTACGTCGTCGCGCTCCGGGTTCGCGCCCTGCTCGATACGCCCAACTGGGGGCTGAGTCTCGCCTCCAGCAGCCTCGTCGGCCAGGCCCTCGGAAAGAACGACGAGGCCGACGCCACCGCCTGGGCGAGCGACGTCTTCCGGCTGAGCGTCGGCGTCTACCTGCTCGTCGCTGCGACGACCGTCCTGTTCTCCCGGCAGATCGCCGGGGTATTCGTCGACGACCCCACCGTCGTCGGCCAGGTCACCGTCTTCGTCGCCGTCGCGTGTCTCAGCGTCGTCTTCCGCGGCGTCGACGGCGGTGCCACTGGCCCACTCAGAGCCAGTGGGGACACGCGCTGGCCGCTGTACTCCCAGCTCGCCGGGATGTACCTCTTCGCGCTGCCGGTGGCCGTGCTCGGCGTCCTCCTCCCGTCGGTCGGCGTGTTCGCACTCTACGCGTCGCTGCTAGTCGAGACGGCCGTCCCGGCGAGCATCACCTACCACCGCTTCCGGTCGGGCGCCTGGCAGGTCGTCAGTCGCTCATACCGGCCAGACGCAGCGCTGGACGACTAG
- the glnA gene encoding type I glutamate--ammonia ligase: MTSELSDEAQDVLDEIDEKNVDFLRLQFTDILGTVKNVSITADQAEKAFTEGIYFDGSSIDGFVRIQESDMRLDPDPTTFSILPWRENVEGGSSARLICNVIDTSTGKPFSGDPRGVLKRAIARAEDMGYEVNAAPEPEFFLFEEDEDGRATTKTNDAGGYFDLAPKDLASDVRREIIYGLEDMGFNIEASHHEVAEGQHEINFTYDDALSTADNVATFRSVVRAIAAEHDLHATFMPKPIPRINGSGMHTHISLFTEDGENAFHDENDEFNLSDTAKSFVAGILDHAPAITAVTNPTVNSYKRLVPGYEAPVYVAWSDRNRSALIRKPAARVPAASRIEARFPDPSCNPYLAFAALIHAGLDGIERDLECDDPVRENIYEFDEAKREEYGITTLPENLGEAVDELESDEVISDALGEHVFENFVEAKRQEHKEYLVDVSQWELDQYLEKF, translated from the coding sequence ATGACAAGCGAACTCTCGGACGAGGCCCAGGACGTCCTCGACGAAATCGACGAGAAGAACGTCGACTTCCTGCGCCTGCAGTTCACCGACATCCTCGGAACAGTGAAGAACGTCTCCATCACGGCCGACCAGGCCGAGAAGGCGTTCACCGAAGGCATCTACTTCGACGGGTCGTCTATCGACGGCTTCGTACGGATTCAGGAGTCCGACATGCGTCTGGACCCCGACCCCACGACCTTCTCCATCCTCCCGTGGCGAGAGAACGTCGAGGGCGGCTCCAGCGCTCGACTCATCTGTAACGTCATCGATACGTCGACCGGCAAGCCGTTCTCCGGCGACCCGCGTGGCGTTCTGAAGCGCGCCATCGCGCGTGCCGAGGACATGGGCTACGAGGTCAACGCCGCCCCCGAGCCGGAGTTCTTCCTGTTCGAGGAGGACGAGGACGGCCGTGCCACCACGAAGACCAACGACGCCGGTGGCTACTTCGACCTCGCACCGAAGGACCTCGCGAGCGACGTCCGCCGTGAGATTATCTACGGACTCGAGGACATGGGCTTCAACATCGAAGCCTCCCACCACGAGGTCGCCGAGGGTCAACACGAGATCAACTTCACGTACGACGACGCCCTGTCGACGGCCGACAACGTCGCCACGTTCCGGTCCGTCGTCCGCGCCATCGCGGCCGAACACGACCTGCACGCGACGTTCATGCCCAAGCCGATTCCGCGCATCAACGGCTCGGGGATGCACACCCACATCTCGCTGTTCACCGAGGACGGCGAGAACGCGTTCCACGACGAGAACGACGAGTTCAACCTGAGCGACACGGCGAAGAGCTTCGTCGCCGGTATCCTCGACCACGCGCCCGCCATCACGGCCGTCACCAACCCGACCGTGAACTCCTACAAGCGCCTGGTCCCGGGCTACGAGGCACCCGTCTACGTCGCCTGGTCCGACCGGAACCGCTCGGCGCTCATCCGCAAGCCGGCCGCCCGCGTCCCGGCCGCCTCGCGTATCGAGGCCCGCTTCCCCGACCCGTCGTGTAACCCGTATCTCGCCTTCGCCGCGCTCATCCACGCCGGTCTGGACGGCATCGAACGCGACCTCGAGTGCGACGACCCGGTCCGCGAGAACATCTACGAGTTCGACGAGGCCAAGCGCGAGGAGTACGGCATCACCACGCTGCCCGAGAACCTCGGCGAAGCCGTCGACGAACTCGAGAGCGACGAAGTCATCTCCGACGCGCTCGGCGAGCACGTCTTCGAGAACTTCGTCGAGGCCAAGCGCCAGGAGCACAAGGAGTACCTCGTCGACGTCTCCCAGTGGGAGCTCGACCAGTACCTCGAGAAGTTCTAA
- a CDS encoding YihY/virulence factor BrkB family protein translates to MNTARVQSVVRDLVDTVRTEQVSFLAASIAYYMFVSVIPLLLLALVVGSLLGGEAFAARVVGAAASALTPAAQGVLLNALTSAVGRSGATVLGLVVMLWGALKLFRGLDLAFARIYGSAESESLLDQFRDALSALLGIGLALAGLGVVAGIGTVLGVEFAVGGLLLIPVLTVAFFPLYYVFPDEAMTVRAAAPGAVFAAAGWTVLGTAFGIYAAQADSFQLYGVVGGVLLLVTWFYFAGQILLVGAALNAVLAGVRDRQLQHEPLRELGKAMSEDADARAGDTPPPDDGDASVGGSPDDLTDEELAALREEFESFREDVDDRTLHREDVEQDLKRYVRRRMRRGHARGWGPYVVLLYGTLMTLGAFYYLDGVWAVLSMLVVWLSVLGLYVVMLVVGVTFTAAGVPSRVADRVRDWRE, encoded by the coding sequence GTGAACACCGCCCGGGTGCAGTCCGTCGTTCGCGACCTCGTCGACACTGTCCGGACCGAGCAGGTCTCCTTCCTCGCCGCCAGCATCGCGTACTACATGTTCGTCTCGGTGATTCCGCTGCTGTTGCTGGCGCTGGTCGTCGGATCGCTGCTGGGCGGCGAGGCGTTCGCGGCGCGGGTCGTCGGTGCGGCGGCGTCGGCGCTCACCCCGGCCGCCCAGGGCGTCCTGCTGAACGCGCTGACGAGTGCCGTCGGGCGGAGCGGCGCGACGGTGCTCGGCCTCGTGGTGATGCTGTGGGGGGCCCTGAAGCTGTTCCGCGGCCTCGACCTGGCGTTCGCCCGTATCTACGGCAGCGCCGAGAGCGAGTCGCTACTGGACCAGTTTCGTGACGCGCTGTCGGCGCTGCTGGGAATCGGCCTGGCGCTCGCCGGCCTCGGCGTCGTCGCGGGGATCGGGACGGTCCTCGGCGTCGAGTTCGCCGTCGGCGGCCTCCTGCTGATACCCGTCCTCACGGTGGCGTTCTTCCCGCTGTACTACGTCTTCCCCGACGAGGCGATGACCGTCCGGGCGGCGGCACCGGGCGCCGTCTTCGCCGCCGCCGGCTGGACCGTGCTCGGGACCGCGTTCGGCATCTACGCCGCCCAGGCGGACAGTTTCCAGCTGTACGGCGTCGTCGGCGGCGTGCTCCTGCTCGTGACGTGGTTCTACTTCGCCGGGCAGATTCTGCTGGTCGGCGCCGCGCTCAACGCGGTGCTCGCGGGTGTCCGGGACCGGCAATTACAACACGAACCGCTTCGAGAGCTCGGCAAAGCGATGAGCGAGGACGCAGATGCACGCGCCGGTGACACGCCGCCGCCCGACGACGGCGACGCCAGCGTCGGCGGGTCGCCGGACGACCTGACCGACGAGGAACTCGCAGCGCTCCGCGAGGAGTTCGAGTCGTTCCGCGAGGACGTCGACGACCGGACGCTCCACCGCGAGGACGTCGAGCAGGACCTCAAGCGGTACGTCCGCCGGCGGATGCGCCGGGGCCACGCCCGCGGCTGGGGGCCCTACGTGGTCTTGCTGTACGGGACGCTGATGACGCTGGGCGCGTTCTACTATCTGGATGGCGTCTGGGCTGTGCTGTCGATGCTGGTGGTCTGGCTGTCGGTGCTCGGCCTGTACGTCGTGATGCTGGTCGTCGGCGTCACGTTCACCGCCGCCGGCGTCCCCAGTCGGGTCGCCGACCGGGTCCGCGATTGGCGCGAATGA
- a CDS encoding tRNA (guanine(26)-N(2))-dimethyltransferase: MRVSEGQVTVEVPEQPDAGKGADVFFNPVQELNRDVTVATLRAYRERDESAESYLDATAASGIRGVRAAADGWETTLCDIDDEATALCERNLERNDLAAAVHRENANVLMHADAFDVVDVDPFGTPIPFADAAIQGTKRLLCVTATDTAPLCGAHFESGVRSYGAVPRNTEFHAEMGMRVLLSAMIRTAARYDIAARPVLSHATKHYARTYLEFDHGARVANDCIDDLGYVYHCQRCLWRDHDFGLIADAPAECPNCGEHLQTAGPIWLARTCEPAFADAVSEHLSEDMGTAEKAAELLATLGGELDTPTHYDQHRLCKRWNRGAEAMDTFVEKLHDSGFEASRTHYGGTTFKTDADVVEIRDATAE, translated from the coding sequence ATGCGCGTCAGCGAGGGACAGGTGACGGTCGAGGTGCCCGAACAGCCCGACGCGGGCAAGGGGGCCGACGTCTTCTTCAACCCCGTCCAGGAGCTGAATCGGGACGTGACGGTGGCGACGCTGCGGGCCTACCGAGAGCGAGACGAGAGCGCCGAGTCGTATCTCGACGCCACCGCGGCGAGCGGCATCCGCGGGGTCCGCGCGGCCGCCGACGGCTGGGAGACGACGCTGTGTGACATCGACGACGAGGCGACGGCGCTCTGTGAACGGAATCTGGAGCGCAACGACCTCGCCGCCGCGGTCCACCGGGAGAACGCCAACGTCCTGATGCACGCCGACGCCTTCGACGTGGTCGACGTCGACCCCTTCGGGACGCCCATCCCCTTCGCCGACGCGGCCATCCAGGGGACGAAACGCCTGCTCTGTGTCACCGCCACCGACACCGCGCCGCTCTGTGGGGCACACTTCGAGAGCGGCGTCCGCTCGTACGGCGCAGTCCCGCGAAACACCGAGTTCCACGCCGAGATGGGGATGCGCGTCCTCCTCTCGGCGATGATTCGGACCGCCGCCCGCTACGACATCGCCGCCCGCCCCGTCCTGAGTCACGCGACGAAACACTACGCCCGGACCTACCTGGAGTTCGACCACGGTGCCCGTGTCGCCAACGACTGCATCGACGACCTGGGCTACGTCTACCACTGCCAGCGCTGCCTCTGGCGGGACCACGACTTCGGCCTCATCGCCGACGCACCAGCCGAGTGCCCCAACTGCGGCGAGCACCTCCAGACGGCCGGCCCCATCTGGCTCGCCCGGACCTGCGAGCCCGCCTTCGCCGACGCGGTCAGCGAGCACCTGAGCGAGGACATGGGCACCGCCGAGAAGGCTGCCGAATTGCTGGCGACGCTCGGGGGCGAACTGGACACGCCGACACACTACGACCAGCACCGCCTCTGTAAGCGCTGGAATCGCGGGGCCGAGGCGATGGACACCTTCGTAGAGAAACTGCACGACTCCGGGTTCGAGGCCTCCCGAACGCACTACGGTGGGACGACGTTCAAGACCGACGCCGACGTGGTCGAGATTCGAGACGCGACCGCCGAGTGA
- a CDS encoding MATE family efflux transporter translates to MSLRDRLERVGERVSGLFKGQEDLDLTSGDIGRPLLFLSMPIVVTNLLQVAYNLADTFWLGQYSTTALAAISFAFPMIFLLISLGMGLSVAGSVLVAQHTGAQEHREAEYAASQTVTFALIASILLGVAGFFFVGDFLALLGASDQVLPGATGYLQVVSLGLTAMFGFFVFISLMRGAGDTVTPMLVMLGTVILNIVLDPFLIFGWGPFPEMGVVGAAVATIFSRGVALAVGVSIMLRGNHGVQIRPRDMVPDREYLVKLLRLGVPASLEGTGRALSVNAMLFIVGTFSVTVVAAFGVGIRVFSLVFMPAIAMDRGVETMTGQNLGAGRPDRAATANHFAAKVSFVLLTALGLVTIFAAPTVVSVFSDDPEVVRIGAEFLQWVAPTFGFIGIVRAYSGGFRGAGKTLTAAALAVTMLGIIRLPVAWVASRPVDVPAWLGPAVVDLFARSLAEQGIWLAFGVSNVLAAGIAAAWFLRGTWRTADPRGEADPAVADD, encoded by the coding sequence GTGAGTCTCAGGGACCGACTGGAACGCGTCGGCGAGCGCGTGAGTGGGCTGTTCAAGGGCCAGGAGGACCTGGATCTGACGAGCGGTGACATCGGCAGGCCCCTGCTCTTCCTCTCGATGCCGATCGTCGTCACCAACCTCCTCCAGGTCGCCTACAACCTCGCCGACACGTTCTGGCTGGGCCAGTACTCGACGACGGCGCTGGCGGCCATCTCCTTCGCGTTCCCGATGATATTCCTGCTCATCTCGCTGGGGATGGGTCTCTCCGTGGCCGGTAGCGTGCTGGTCGCCCAGCACACCGGCGCCCAGGAGCACCGCGAGGCCGAGTACGCGGCCTCACAGACGGTCACCTTCGCGCTCATCGCGTCGATACTGCTCGGCGTTGCCGGCTTCTTCTTCGTCGGGGACTTCCTGGCGCTGCTGGGGGCGTCCGACCAGGTGCTGCCGGGGGCGACCGGCTACCTCCAGGTCGTCTCGCTGGGCCTGACGGCCATGTTCGGCTTCTTCGTGTTCATCTCGCTGATGCGGGGGGCCGGCGACACCGTCACGCCGATGCTCGTCATGCTCGGAACAGTGATTCTGAACATCGTCCTCGACCCGTTCCTCATCTTCGGCTGGGGGCCGTTTCCCGAGATGGGGGTCGTCGGGGCGGCCGTCGCGACGATATTCTCCCGCGGCGTGGCGCTTGCGGTCGGCGTGAGCATCATGCTCCGCGGGAACCACGGCGTCCAGATTCGCCCGCGTGACATGGTCCCCGACCGCGAGTACCTGGTGAAGCTCCTCCGGCTGGGCGTGCCCGCCTCGCTCGAAGGCACCGGCCGTGCGCTGTCGGTCAACGCCATGCTGTTCATCGTCGGGACCTTCTCGGTGACGGTGGTCGCGGCCTTCGGCGTCGGCATCCGCGTCTTCTCGCTGGTGTTCATGCCCGCTATCGCGATGGACCGCGGCGTCGAGACGATGACCGGCCAGAATCTCGGGGCGGGCCGGCCCGACCGGGCCGCGACGGCCAACCACTTCGCGGCGAAGGTGTCGTTCGTCCTGTTGACGGCCCTGGGTCTCGTGACCATCTTCGCCGCCCCGACCGTCGTCAGCGTGTTCAGCGACGACCCCGAGGTGGTCCGCATCGGCGCGGAGTTCCTCCAGTGGGTCGCGCCGACGTTCGGCTTCATCGGCATCGTTCGGGCCTACTCTGGGGGCTTCCGGGGCGCCGGTAAGACCCTGACTGCGGCGGCCCTGGCGGTCACGATGCTGGGGATCATCCGTCTCCCGGTCGCCTGGGTCGCCTCCCGACCCGTCGACGTGCCGGCGTGGCTCGGCCCGGCGGTCGTCGACCTCTTCGCGCGTTCGCTCGCCGAACAGGGCATCTGGCTGGCGTTCGGCGTCTCGAACGTGTTGGCGGCGGGCATCGCCGCCGCGTGGTTCCTCCGGGGGACCTGGCGCACCGCCGACCCGCGCGGGGAGGCCGACCCCGCGGTGGCCGACGACTGA